AGGGCGCGCCCCTGTCCTTCATGACTCGTCCCGCCGAGGACGCCCTCGCCGCCCTCGCCGCGCGCGCGACCGTGGTGCCGGTCACGACCCGGACCGTGGCGCAGTACCGGCGGATCCGCCTGCCCCTGCCCACGGACGGCTGGGCGGTCACCACGAACGGGGCCGTCATCCTGCACGGCGGCACGCCGGACGCCGACTGGGCGGAGTCCCTCCGGTCGGACATCGCGTCCTCGTCGGCGCCGCTCCCCGAGGCCGAGGAACGCTTCCTGGGCCTCCTGCCCACCGGCGCCCTGCTCCGGAACCACCGCGCCGAGGAGCTGTTCGTCTACGCCGTCGTCGACCGGGCGGCGCTTCCCGACGCCGCGCTGCAGGACCTCGTCGCCGCGCTCGACCTGCTCGGGTGGGTCGTGTCGCTCCAGGGCCGCAAGCTGTACGCGGTGCCCCGAGCGATCCGGAAGGAACGTGCCCTCGCCGAGGTCGCCGCGCGTGTCGGCGCCACGACCACCGTCGCCGCGGGCGACTCGCTGCTCGACCGGGACATGCTCGCGTGGGCGGACGTCGCGCTCCGGCCGGCGCACGGCGAGCTCCACGCCGTCGGGTGGACCGCGCCGCACTGCACCGTGACGCACGCCGCGGGCGTGCGCGCCGGCGAGGAGATCGTGGCGCTGGCCGCGGCGGCGGTCGCGCGCGCCTGACCGCGCCGGGCCGCGCAGCCGGGACGCGCGCCGGCCGGGCCGCGCCGCCTGTCCGCCCGCGTCCGCCACGCGGCCACCCACCGGCCTGGAGGCACGGTGCCGCCCCGCCCCGCGCCTCCCGTCCGTCCTCACGCGCTGAGCGACAGCTCGCGCGCTCGCGACCCCGTGACGTGTCGCTGGGCCCGAAACGTGCCCAGCCCTCCCATCGCTCGCCCTCCCGTCGCGCGCCCGCGAGCGCCCGCCCGCACACGCAGAACGGGCGGCCCTCCCGGAGGAGGACCGCCCGTCAGGCGTTCGGGACCTACTTGCTGAAGCCCTTGAAGCGCTGGTTGAACTTCTCGACGCGACCGGCCGAGTCGAGGATGCGCTGCTTGCCCGTGTAGAACGGGTGCGACGCGGACGAG
The Curtobacterium citreum genome window above contains:
- a CDS encoding HAD family hydrolase, which produces MSAVVGFDLDRTLVYSAAALLLEGPDDQAPPLVVAEVYQGAPLSFMTRPAEDALAALAARATVVPVTTRTVAQYRRIRLPLPTDGWAVTTNGAVILHGGTPDADWAESLRSDIASSSAPLPEAEERFLGLLPTGALLRNHRAEELFVYAVVDRAALPDAALQDLVAALDLLGWVVSLQGRKLYAVPRAIRKERALAEVAARVGATTTVAAGDSLLDRDMLAWADVALRPAHGELHAVGWTAPHCTVTHAAGVRAGEEIVALAAAAVARA